Proteins encoded together in one Xylanibacillus composti window:
- the flhA gene encoding flagellar biosynthesis protein FlhA — translation MKVRDLLVLVGIIGIVMMMVVPVPILLLDILLIINISLALIIILVAMNMTDALQFSIFPALLLITTLFRLALNVSSTRNILAHAEAGTVIETFGTFVAGGEIVIGFIVFLILVIVQFIVITKGSERVAEVAARFTLDAMPGKQMSIDADLNAGLINEQQAKERREKIEREADFYGAMDGASKFVKGDAIAAIIMLIINLLGGFVVGMVVHGMSFGESLSRYSILTIGDGLVSQIPALLISSAAGLIVTRAASEGNLAHDLSSQIFVNPKLLYIVAATIAGLGLFTPIDFFTTLIIAGVLAYAAYRLQKTLAQKQFEDETMEEEQEIEEVRSPESVVGLLKVDPIEFEFGYGLIPLADTQQGGDLLDRIIMIRRQCALELGIVVPVIRIRDNIQLRPNEYVIKIKGNTVARGELLLNHYLAMSSGVDDDSVTGIETTEPAFGLPAMWVDESNKERAELAGYTIVDPPSVVATHLTEIIKRHAHELLGRQETQALVDNLKESYPALVNELIPNQLSLGEVQKVLMKLLKEKISIRDLVTIFETMADYSSYTKDPDVLTEYVRQALSRQITQQFSGMQSSLKVITVGPSLEKRIAESVQQTDQGSYLAMDPTMSQQIYSRMNEQINKLMQMGEQPIILVSPTIRMYLRQLTERVFQDVPVLSYNELEPSIEIQSVGVVNV, via the coding sequence GTGAAAGTTAGAGATCTGTTAGTGTTGGTAGGCATTATTGGGATCGTCATGATGATGGTGGTTCCGGTGCCGATTCTGCTTCTGGACATTTTGCTCATCATCAACATTTCGCTTGCTCTGATCATTATTCTCGTTGCGATGAATATGACGGACGCACTGCAGTTCTCGATTTTTCCCGCGCTGCTGCTGATCACAACACTGTTCAGGTTGGCGCTTAACGTTTCGTCAACCCGAAATATATTGGCGCACGCTGAAGCCGGCACAGTTATTGAGACGTTCGGCACATTCGTGGCCGGCGGGGAAATCGTAATCGGTTTTATCGTGTTTCTCATTCTAGTAATTGTGCAGTTTATCGTCATTACGAAGGGCTCGGAGCGGGTTGCAGAGGTCGCGGCAAGATTTACGCTGGATGCCATGCCGGGCAAGCAAATGAGCATTGACGCAGACTTGAACGCAGGCTTGATCAATGAACAGCAAGCCAAGGAACGCCGGGAAAAGATTGAGCGGGAAGCGGATTTCTACGGCGCAATGGACGGTGCCAGCAAATTCGTAAAGGGCGATGCCATAGCCGCGATCATCATGCTGATTATTAACTTGTTGGGCGGATTCGTCGTCGGCATGGTCGTACATGGCATGTCCTTCGGCGAGTCGCTGAGCAGGTATTCCATTCTGACCATTGGCGATGGCTTGGTGAGCCAAATTCCGGCTTTGCTCATTTCCTCAGCTGCCGGTCTAATTGTGACGAGAGCGGCTTCAGAAGGAAACCTTGCACACGATCTGAGCTCTCAAATTTTTGTTAATCCAAAGCTGCTGTATATTGTTGCGGCTACTATTGCCGGGCTCGGCTTGTTTACCCCTATCGATTTCTTTACAACGTTGATTATTGCCGGAGTGCTGGCGTACGCTGCTTATCGCCTGCAAAAGACACTTGCGCAAAAGCAGTTCGAGGACGAGACGATGGAGGAGGAACAGGAAATCGAGGAAGTCCGAAGCCCGGAAAGCGTAGTCGGATTGCTCAAGGTCGATCCTATTGAATTTGAATTCGGATACGGCCTGATTCCCTTGGCGGATACGCAGCAGGGCGGGGATTTGCTGGACCGGATCATTATGATCCGCCGTCAATGCGCATTAGAGCTGGGGATTGTCGTCCCGGTTATCCGCATTCGCGATAATATTCAATTGCGGCCCAACGAGTATGTGATCAAAATTAAAGGAAATACCGTTGCGCGCGGCGAATTATTACTGAATCACTACTTGGCCATGAGTTCGGGAGTCGACGACGATTCTGTAACCGGCATTGAAACGACAGAGCCCGCCTTCGGCTTGCCTGCCATGTGGGTGGATGAGTCGAACAAGGAGCGGGCGGAGCTAGCGGGATATACGATTGTTGATCCGCCGTCTGTCGTAGCCACCCATTTGACAGAGATTATCAAACGTCACGCTCATGAACTGCTGGGACGCCAGGAAACGCAAGCGCTGGTCGACAATTTGAAGGAAAGCTACCCGGCTTTGGTCAACGAGCTGATTCCGAATCAGCTGTCGCTTGGCGAAGTGCAAAAAGTGCTCATGAAGCTGCTTAAGGAAAAAATTTCGATCCGCGATTTGGTCACGATATTTGAAACCATGGCCGATTATTCCAGTTATACGAAAGACCCCGACGTATTGACAGAATATGTGCGTCAAGCGCTGTCCCGCCAGATCACTCAGCAGTTCTCGGGCATGCAAAGTTCATTGAAAGTCATTACGGTAGGTCCTTCGCTGGAGAAGCGCATTGCGGAGTCGGTGCAGCAAACCGATCAGGGCTCGTACCTGGCCATGGACCCGACCATGTCGCAGCAAATTTACTCGCGGATGAATGAGCAGATCAACAAGCTGATGCAGATGGGCGAACAGCCAATTATCTTGGTGTCCCCTACAATCCGGATGTATTTGCGGCAGCTGACAGAGCGCGTCTTCCAGGATGTGCCCGTCTTGTCCTATAACGAGCTGGAACCCAGTATTGAAATTCAAAGCGTCGGGGTGGTTAATGTATGA
- the flhB gene encoding flagellar biosynthesis protein FlhB — translation MVEHRRLKLDLQLFAGEKTEKATPKKKLDARKKGQVAKSNEIPSAFIMLFVFLAFMMFSGFFQGRMNNFFTVAYTDYMQLEITTSNVSILFSQLAFQGTIILLPIMIIAVVTAFLGNYIQFGFLVSGEPLKMKLNKLNPIEGAKKIFAIRALVEFAKSVLKLIVIGVVVSFTLWLERSTLLSLSSMPLESTFAYAARITLLIGLQIALLLVVLSIFDYMYQKYEHEKSLRMSKQDIKDEFKKMEGDPLIKSKIREKQRRMAMQRMMQEVPNADVVITNPTHYAVALKYDREKMEAPFVVAKGQDYVALKIKEAAQRSGVITMENKPLARALYAQVEIGEPIPDDLFQAVAEVLAYVYKVKGNA, via the coding sequence GTGGTAGAACATAGAAGGCTGAAGCTGGATTTGCAGCTGTTCGCCGGGGAGAAAACCGAAAAAGCGACACCTAAGAAAAAACTGGATGCCCGGAAAAAAGGACAGGTCGCGAAGAGCAACGAGATTCCTTCGGCCTTTATCATGCTGTTTGTTTTTTTGGCCTTCATGATGTTTTCCGGTTTTTTTCAAGGCCGCATGAACAATTTTTTTACTGTAGCCTATACCGATTATATGCAGCTCGAGATTACGACATCCAATGTCAGCATACTGTTCAGTCAGCTTGCTTTTCAAGGCACGATCATCTTGTTGCCGATTATGATTATCGCAGTAGTGACCGCTTTTCTCGGCAATTATATTCAGTTTGGTTTTCTTGTGTCGGGCGAGCCCTTGAAGATGAAGCTGAACAAGCTGAACCCGATTGAGGGAGCCAAAAAGATCTTCGCCATACGGGCATTGGTGGAGTTCGCCAAATCCGTGCTGAAGCTGATCGTCATTGGAGTCGTCGTTTCATTTACACTTTGGCTGGAACGCAGTACATTGCTTTCTTTAAGCTCCATGCCGCTCGAAAGCACGTTTGCGTATGCGGCCAGAATCACATTGTTGATCGGGCTGCAGATAGCTCTGCTGCTAGTCGTACTTTCGATCTTCGATTACATGTATCAAAAATACGAGCACGAAAAATCGCTTCGCATGTCGAAGCAGGATATCAAGGACGAGTTCAAAAAGATGGAAGGCGATCCGCTAATCAAAAGCAAGATTCGGGAAAAGCAGCGTCGCATGGCCATGCAGAGGATGATGCAGGAAGTACCGAATGCGGATGTAGTTATCACGAACCCGACGCATTACGCGGTTGCGCTGAAATACGACAGGGAAAAGATGGAGGCTCCTTTTGTCGTGGCAAAGGGACAAGATTACGTAGCTTTGAAGATTAAAGAAGCCGCACAAAGAAGCGGCGTCATAACAATGGAAAACAAGCCGCTTGCACGCGCGCTGTACGCTCAGGTGGAGATCGGCGAGCCGATACCGGACGATCTGTTCCAGGCGGTAGCGGAAGTGCTGGCCTACGTATACAAGGTGAAAGGAAATGCATAA
- the fliR gene encoding flagellar biosynthetic protein FliR, with protein sequence MQLGLMEQVLQILPIFLLVLCRITAFFVTSPVFSMQGVPAPFKIGLAFFVSLITFMAMPFESSPPFDAAYMLLVVKEVLIGLLYGFTAYLFFTVVQIAGSLVDTQMGLGIANVMDPMTGAQSPILGNFKFFIAMLLFLALNGHHYLLKGIMESYNFLPILSDSLFLTIANGNLSTFLVQAFVSAFYLAFQLVAPMIVSLFLVDVALGMLARTSPQFNIFVIGLPVKIMVGLFLLFVMVPGMGFLFQDLFAILFRHLDEMMLMFQQGTG encoded by the coding sequence ATGCAACTGGGATTGATGGAGCAGGTTCTGCAGATTCTTCCTATTTTTTTGCTAGTACTCTGTCGAATCACGGCTTTTTTTGTCACGTCTCCCGTGTTTTCGATGCAGGGGGTGCCGGCTCCTTTCAAGATTGGGCTGGCGTTCTTCGTATCCTTGATCACCTTTATGGCGATGCCGTTTGAATCGTCGCCTCCATTCGATGCAGCTTATATGCTGCTTGTAGTCAAGGAAGTCCTTATCGGCTTGTTATATGGATTTACCGCTTATTTGTTTTTTACTGTCGTCCAAATCGCAGGCTCGTTGGTCGATACGCAGATGGGTCTCGGAATCGCGAACGTCATGGACCCGATGACAGGCGCTCAGAGCCCGATACTCGGCAACTTCAAGTTTTTTATCGCGATGCTGCTGTTTCTTGCATTGAACGGCCATCATTACTTGCTGAAGGGAATCATGGAGAGCTACAACTTTCTTCCGATCCTGTCCGATTCGTTATTTCTGACGATCGCAAATGGCAATCTGAGCACCTTCCTGGTGCAGGCGTTTGTTTCAGCCTTTTACCTGGCCTTTCAGCTGGTGGCGCCGATGATCGTTTCGCTGTTTCTAGTCGATGTAGCGCTGGGAATGCTGGCGAGAACTTCGCCGCAATTTAACATTTTTGTAATAGGGTTGCCTGTGAAAATCATGGTCGGGTTGTTTCTGTTATTTGTGATGGTGCCGGGAATGGGCTTTTTGTTTCAAGATTTGTTTGCCATTCTGTTCAGGCACTTGGATGAAATGATGCTGATGTTCCAACAGGGGACGGGCTAA
- the fliQ gene encoding flagellar biosynthesis protein FliQ has product MSTDEVIHLAGETVYVILKLSVPLMLVALIVGLLVSIFQATTQIQEQTLAFIPKILAVLVSVFIFGPWMVSTIVDFTENLFVNLYRFIG; this is encoded by the coding sequence ATGAGTACGGATGAAGTCATTCATTTGGCTGGCGAAACGGTGTATGTCATTCTCAAGTTGAGCGTGCCGCTTATGCTGGTAGCGCTCATTGTCGGCCTGTTAGTGAGTATCTTCCAGGCGACGACTCAAATTCAGGAGCAAACCTTGGCGTTTATTCCGAAAATCCTGGCTGTACTGGTATCCGTCTTTATATTTGGACCTTGGATGGTCTCTACTATAGTGGATTTTACAGAGAATTTATTCGTTAATCTGTATAGATTCATAGGTTAG
- the fliP gene encoding flagellar type III secretion system pore protein FliP (The bacterial flagellar biogenesis protein FliP forms a type III secretion system (T3SS)-type pore required for flagellar assembly.) — protein sequence MIKGLAVLPDIPGVEPSSTVTIILLITVLSLAPAILVLMTSFTRIVIVLGFVRTALATQAMPPNQVIIGLAMFLTFFVMAPTFGQINETSFQPMVRGEITQQEALDRAVIPLKDFMAKQTRPKDLELFLDYSRADRPANIQDIPLTALIPAFAISELKTAFTMGFVIFIPFLVIDMVIASVLMSMGMMMLPPVMISLPFKILLFILVDGWHLVVKSLLLSFQT from the coding sequence ATGATTAAGGGATTAGCCGTGCTCCCTGACATACCGGGCGTTGAACCGTCAAGCACGGTCACGATTATCCTGTTGATTACCGTACTCAGCCTGGCGCCCGCGATATTAGTGCTGATGACCAGCTTCACGAGGATTGTCATTGTCCTTGGGTTTGTGCGGACGGCGTTGGCTACGCAGGCGATGCCTCCAAACCAGGTCATCATCGGCTTGGCCATGTTCCTTACCTTCTTCGTGATGGCTCCTACATTCGGACAAATAAATGAAACGTCTTTTCAGCCGATGGTCCGAGGAGAGATTACCCAGCAGGAAGCTTTGGATCGAGCGGTCATACCGTTGAAGGATTTCATGGCGAAGCAAACCCGGCCTAAGGATCTGGAGCTGTTTTTGGATTACAGTCGGGCAGACAGGCCGGCCAATATTCAAGATATCCCGTTGACTGCGCTAATACCGGCATTCGCAATCAGCGAATTGAAAACAGCGTTCACGATGGGATTTGTCATTTTTATTCCGTTCCTGGTCATTGACATGGTTATTGCCAGCGTCCTGATGTCCATGGGGATGATGATGCTGCCTCCGGTGATGATTTCGCTGCCGTTCAAGATCCTGCTGTTCATTCTGGTAGATGGCTGGCATCTGGTTGTGAAGTCGCTGTTGCTTAGTTTTCAGACGTGA
- a CDS encoding flagellar biosynthetic protein FliO, producing the protein MSSFSYFVNFVWVLFVLLVIIGCIVVLIKFLSQKNRAWQSTQGMDLLAVITVAPGKSVQLIEVGHSLYLIGVGEDIRLMQKIDSVEEIAAIKARLMYEKERQPFQLSNLLRRRSSPTSGEQHGSPSSPNASFEELFAKQMSQVSDRNRRIEQLLQEDRRND; encoded by the coding sequence ATGAGTTCCTTTTCTTATTTCGTCAATTTCGTTTGGGTGCTGTTTGTCTTGTTGGTCATCATCGGTTGCATTGTGGTGCTGATCAAATTTTTATCGCAGAAGAACAGGGCGTGGCAATCGACGCAAGGCATGGATTTGCTGGCAGTCATTACAGTCGCGCCCGGAAAATCTGTGCAACTAATTGAAGTCGGCCACTCCCTCTATCTCATTGGCGTCGGAGAAGATATCCGGTTGATGCAGAAGATTGATAGTGTGGAAGAAATCGCGGCAATTAAAGCGAGGCTGATGTATGAGAAAGAACGGCAGCCCTTTCAGTTGTCGAATCTGTTGCGGCGTCGGTCTTCCCCAACAAGCGGGGAACAGCACGGCAGCCCATCTTCCCCGAACGCTTCCTTCGAGGAGCTGTTTGCGAAGCAGATGAGCCAAGTGTCGGACCGCAATCGCCGAATCGAGCAATTGCTGCAGGAGGATAGGCGCAATGATTAA
- a CDS encoding response regulator, which translates to MANKILVVDDAAFMRMMIKDILTKNGYEVVGEASDGAVAIEKFKELKPDLVTMDITMPEMDGITALKEIKKIDSNAKVIMCSAMGQQAMVIDAIQAGAKDFIVKPFQADRVIEAIKKTMG; encoded by the coding sequence ATGGCGAACAAAATTCTGGTTGTTGACGATGCAGCGTTCATGCGTATGATGATTAAAGATATTTTGACCAAGAATGGATATGAAGTTGTAGGCGAAGCCAGCGACGGAGCAGTAGCGATTGAGAAGTTCAAAGAATTGAAGCCCGATCTCGTAACGATGGACATAACGATGCCAGAGATGGACGGGATTACGGCGTTGAAAGAAATCAAGAAGATTGACAGCAACGCGAAAGTTATCATGTGCTCGGCGATGGGGCAGCAAGCGATGGTCATTGATGCGATTCAGGCTGGAGCAAAAGATTTTATTGTAAAGCCGTTCCAAGCCGACCGTGTCATCGAGGCTATCAAGAAGACGATGGGATAA
- the fliY gene encoding flagellar motor switch phosphatase FliY, with protein MTSKDYLSQEEIDALLKQSSDESAPATEAGQPDVNDYLDSLEQDALGEIGNITFGSAATALSTLLGKKVDITTPRVSVVAHSELENEFPQPHVAVHVNYVDGFEGINLLVIRTEDAKVIADLMLGGDGTNTEGELNEIHVSAVQEAMNQMMGSSATSMSTIFNRFVNISPPGIDVLNFADPSDAETIPHEDVYIKVSFRLIIGDLIDSNIMQLLPVSFAKEMIQLLMGGGDPATEEPAVESSAGQATPTVAEAPMQQTPPPAAPPQPPYQQPYEQPAMPQAGQPAPYPPAGYGNMQQGRNVNVQPVQYANFSGTPSVYAEDPNLNMLLDIPLKVTVELGRTKRQVKDILELSQGSIIELDKLAGEPVDILVNNKLIAKGEVVVIDENFGVRVTDIISQADRMQKIQ; from the coding sequence ATGACGAGTAAGGATTATTTATCGCAAGAAGAGATTGACGCGCTGCTGAAGCAGTCTTCGGATGAGAGCGCGCCTGCAACAGAAGCCGGCCAGCCGGACGTCAACGACTATTTGGACAGTCTGGAGCAGGATGCGTTAGGGGAGATTGGCAATATCACGTTCGGAAGCGCTGCTACTGCGCTCTCCACGCTGCTGGGCAAGAAGGTTGACATCACGACGCCCAGAGTGTCCGTCGTGGCCCATTCCGAGCTTGAGAACGAATTTCCGCAGCCGCACGTAGCCGTTCACGTGAATTATGTAGACGGCTTTGAAGGGATCAATCTGCTTGTCATTCGTACGGAGGATGCCAAGGTGATTGCCGACCTGATGCTGGGGGGAGACGGAACGAATACAGAGGGCGAGCTGAATGAAATTCATGTCAGCGCAGTCCAGGAAGCGATGAATCAGATGATGGGGTCGTCGGCCACATCCATGTCCACGATATTCAACCGATTCGTTAATATTTCGCCTCCCGGGATTGATGTGTTGAATTTCGCAGACCCGTCCGATGCGGAAACGATTCCGCATGAAGACGTTTATATTAAAGTATCGTTTCGCTTAATCATTGGCGATTTGATAGATTCCAACATCATGCAGCTGCTTCCCGTTTCCTTTGCCAAGGAAATGATCCAGTTGCTTATGGGGGGAGGCGATCCGGCGACGGAGGAACCTGCGGTTGAATCTTCAGCAGGCCAGGCAACGCCGACTGTTGCAGAAGCGCCGATGCAGCAAACACCGCCGCCAGCAGCGCCGCCGCAGCCGCCTTATCAGCAGCCGTATGAGCAGCCGGCCATGCCTCAAGCAGGGCAGCCAGCCCCATACCCGCCTGCCGGATACGGAAATATGCAGCAAGGCCGCAATGTGAATGTGCAGCCGGTGCAATATGCGAATTTCTCGGGCACTCCTTCCGTATACGCGGAGGATCCGAATCTGAACATGCTGCTCGACATCCCTCTGAAAGTGACAGTCGAGCTGGGGAGAACGAAACGGCAAGTAAAGGATATTTTGGAGCTTTCGCAAGGCTCGATCATCGAGCTGGACAAGCTGGCTGGCGAACCGGTTGATATCTTGGTGAACAACAAGCTTATCGCCAAAGGGGAAGTCGTTGTCATCGATGAGAATTTCGGCGTTCGCGTAACAGATATAATCAGCCAAGCGGATCGCATGCAAAAAATACAATAA
- the fliM gene encoding flagellar motor switch protein FliM has translation MVDVLSQNEIDALLTALSSGEMDAEELKKEETEKKIRVYDFKRAVRFSKDHIRSLTRIHENFARYLTTFFSAQLRTFVQIHVVQVEQLPYDEFIRSIPKMTILNIFEAEPLEGRMVLEVHPNIAFAMLDRLLGGTGTTPNKVGALTEIETIVLERIFNRAFGTLQEAWKTVLDIAPRMEALETNPQFMQIVSPNETIALISLSTKIGDTTGMINLCIPHVVIEPIMSKLSVHHWFVSQKKSRAPEEVEALEKRVQKAKLPIIAELGNSTISVHEFLNLSAGDVIKLNKPVGDGLDIRIGEKLKFIGAPGEVNNKMAVKIVDVIAEGEDEYDE, from the coding sequence ATGGTTGATGTGTTGTCTCAAAATGAAATTGATGCCCTGTTGACAGCACTGTCATCTGGCGAGATGGATGCAGAGGAGCTGAAGAAGGAAGAGACGGAAAAGAAAATCCGTGTCTATGATTTCAAACGGGCTGTACGGTTTTCGAAAGATCATATCCGCAGCCTTACGCGGATTCACGAAAATTTTGCCCGCTACTTGACGACCTTCTTCAGCGCACAGTTGAGAACCTTTGTGCAAATTCATGTTGTTCAAGTGGAGCAATTGCCCTATGATGAGTTTATTCGCTCCATTCCCAAAATGACGATTTTGAACATCTTTGAGGCAGAGCCGCTGGAAGGGCGCATGGTGCTGGAGGTTCATCCGAACATTGCCTTTGCCATGCTGGATAGGCTGCTTGGCGGCACGGGTACCACCCCCAACAAAGTCGGTGCATTGACAGAGATCGAGACGATCGTGCTGGAGCGCATCTTCAATCGAGCGTTCGGCACCCTGCAAGAAGCTTGGAAGACGGTGCTGGATATCGCGCCGCGTATGGAGGCGCTTGAGACGAATCCGCAATTTATGCAGATTGTCTCGCCGAACGAAACGATTGCGCTTATTTCGCTCAGCACGAAAATCGGGGATACGACAGGGATGATCAATTTATGTATTCCGCATGTGGTCATTGAGCCGATCATGTCCAAGCTGTCGGTTCACCACTGGTTCGTTTCCCAGAAGAAAAGCCGTGCCCCCGAGGAAGTGGAGGCGCTGGAAAAGCGGGTGCAAAAAGCTAAACTTCCGATTATTGCGGAGCTGGGCAACTCCACAATATCCGTTCACGAGTTTTTGAACTTGTCTGCCGGAGATGTCATCAAGCTGAACAAGCCGGTGGGGGACGGACTTGACATCAGAATCGGGGAGAAGCTGAAGTTCATCGGCGCTCCCGGTGAAGTCAATAACAAAATGGCTGTCAAGATTGTGGATGTGATCGCGGAAGGGGAGGACGAATATGACGAGTAA
- a CDS encoding flagellar basal body-associated FliL family protein — translation MFKKMLPWIIMILVVITLITGAAFVLWYFVIDDSPAGAGNQIEQTLEGEEAPQIPADKRMELTVPLDNVVTNLADLDYVIKLSFAFQLDNEKAKQEFELLEPSVKATAIRILRDTMPEEIQGSQGQDALVTKMMNQLNALLLEGKVLQIEITDIIVQQS, via the coding sequence ATGTTTAAGAAGATGCTGCCCTGGATAATCATGATCCTTGTTGTCATCACCTTGATTACAGGCGCTGCTTTTGTACTATGGTATTTTGTCATTGATGACTCACCGGCCGGTGCGGGCAACCAGATCGAGCAGACGCTCGAAGGAGAGGAAGCGCCGCAAATCCCGGCAGACAAGCGAATGGAATTAACGGTTCCGCTCGATAACGTGGTGACGAATTTGGCGGATCTGGATTATGTCATTAAATTGAGCTTTGCCTTTCAACTCGACAATGAAAAAGCAAAGCAAGAATTCGAACTGCTCGAACCTTCGGTAAAAGCTACGGCTATTCGAATCCTGAGGGATACCATGCCTGAAGAAATTCAGGGAAGCCAGGGACAGGACGCTCTGGTCACGAAAATGATGAATCAACTGAACGCTTTGCTCCTGGAAGGCAAAGTCTTGCAAATCGAAATCACAGACATTATTGTGCAACAGTCTTAA
- a CDS encoding flagellar FlbD family protein, which yields MITVTRLNHSRITVNALMIETIEATPDTLITLVSGNKFNVLEQVDEVVQLIQDYMRAIGPIQAMVKTGEGVDHHV from the coding sequence ATGATAACGGTGACCCGTTTGAATCATTCACGCATTACCGTCAACGCGTTGATGATCGAGACTATAGAAGCGACGCCGGATACATTGATTACCTTGGTCAGCGGTAACAAGTTTAATGTTCTGGAGCAGGTCGATGAAGTGGTGCAGTTGATCCAGGATTATATGCGCGCGATCGGGCCGATTCAAGCGATGGTGAAAACCGGGGAGGGAGTGGATCATCATGTTTAA
- the flgG gene encoding flagellar basal body rod protein FlgG has product MLRSLYSGISGMRGFQTKLDVIGNNIANVNTVGFKAGRVMFKDILSQNISGVTAPTDENGGVNAKQIGLGVTIASIDTIHTPGSAMTTNVPTDLRIDGDGFFAVSPNADGEVAYLTRAGNFTLDANRNLVNADGMFVLDSDGGIITLEEGVTSFSISQDGEIIAVDEDGNAEGTDIRIGVVVVTNPSGLEKVGGNLYRGTTNADLEAIIDLIGEANDPETGSGSIISGQLEMSNVDLTNEFTEMIVAQRGFQANSRIITTSDEVLQEVVNLKR; this is encoded by the coding sequence ATGTTAAGATCATTGTACTCAGGCATTTCAGGAATGCGCGGATTTCAGACGAAGCTGGATGTCATCGGCAACAATATCGCCAACGTGAATACGGTTGGCTTCAAGGCAGGCCGCGTGATGTTCAAGGACATTCTGAGCCAGAATATTTCCGGCGTGACCGCTCCTACAGATGAAAACGGCGGCGTCAACGCCAAGCAGATTGGTCTTGGCGTCACAATCGCTTCCATCGATACGATTCATACGCCCGGAAGCGCCATGACGACGAATGTGCCGACAGACTTGCGCATTGACGGCGACGGCTTCTTTGCGGTATCGCCGAACGCAGACGGCGAAGTCGCTTACTTGACCCGTGCCGGTAATTTCACCTTGGATGCGAACCGCAACCTGGTCAATGCCGATGGCATGTTTGTCCTGGATTCGGATGGCGGCATCATTACGCTTGAGGAGGGGGTTACTTCCTTCTCTATCTCGCAAGACGGCGAAATCATTGCTGTGGATGAAGACGGCAATGCAGAAGGCACGGACATTCGCATCGGGGTAGTGGTGGTCACGAATCCATCCGGGCTGGAGAAGGTTGGCGGCAACTTGTATCGCGGTACGACTAACGCTGACTTGGAGGCTATCATCGACCTGATCGGCGAAGCCAACGACCCGGAAACAGGCTCTGGCTCGATCATTTCCGGTCAGCTCGAAATGTCCAACGTGGACCTGACTAACGAATTTACCGAAATGATTGTGGCGCAGCGCGGATTCCAGGCGAACTCCCGCATCATTACCACATCCGATGAAGTGCTGCAAGAAGTTGTCAACTTGAAGCGATAG
- a CDS encoding TIGR02530 family flagellar biosynthesis protein — protein MKPVHYQPYVAGRIAPVQPNAQPQKAGKQAAVSNSHTTASFSQILDSRLLTFSNHAEQRLQQRGIRLQHDQLVKLSHAVDKAEQKGAKDSLLFMKDMAFIVNIKSRTVITALTGSAMKDNVFTQIDSAVVVD, from the coding sequence ATGAAGCCCGTCCATTACCAACCGTATGTAGCAGGTCGCATAGCGCCAGTTCAACCGAACGCCCAGCCGCAGAAAGCAGGCAAGCAGGCAGCGGTTTCGAACAGCCATACGACTGCATCGTTCAGTCAAATCCTCGATTCCCGCTTGCTGACGTTCAGCAATCATGCGGAGCAGCGGCTTCAGCAGCGAGGCATTCGCTTGCAGCATGATCAGCTCGTCAAGCTGAGCCATGCGGTAGACAAGGCTGAACAGAAGGGTGCCAAGGACTCGCTGCTGTTCATGAAGGACATGGCATTTATCGTCAATATCAAAAGCCGTACCGTCATCACGGCATTAACGGGGTCGGCGATGAAAGATAACGTCTTTACTCAGATTGATAGCGCAGTAGTTGTCGATTAA